In Trifolium pratense cultivar HEN17-A07 linkage group LG7, ARS_RC_1.1, whole genome shotgun sequence, a genomic segment contains:
- the LOC123894251 gene encoding patatin-like protein 2 — protein MERTQSSLLQIQPPTYGNLVTILSIDGGGIRGIIPATILEFLESQLQELDGESARLADYFDVITGTSTGGLVTAMLSAPNDKQRPLFAAKDIKPFYLEHCPNIFPQHKHLGSIGKLFRSLAGPKYDGKYLHNVVREKLGEIRVHETLTNIVIPTFDIKTMQPTIFSSYKIKKNPCMDARLSDICISTSAAPTYLPGYNFKNQDTEGNTHEFNLVDGGVCANNPTLVAVNEVTKQIINQNNDFYAIKPMEYSRFLIISLGTGTPKNEQKFTAKMAAKWGLLDWLTHGGSTPLIDVFSQSSGDMVDFHLATITQALNSQHNYLRIQDDTLTGISSSVDIATKDNLEKLCQIGDKLLKKPVSKVNLETGVFEPIKKGETNEDALKRFAKILSQERRLRELKSPHTNKILI, from the exons ATGGAGAGAACACAATCATCACTTCTACAAATTCAGCCTCCCACTTATGGAAATTTGGTGACTATTTTAAGCATTGATGGTGGCGGTATTAGGGGCATTATTCCCGCAACTATTCTCGAGTTCCTTGAATCACAACTTCAAGAATTGGATGGTGAATCTGCAAGGCTTGCTGATTACTTTGATGTGATCACAGGTACAAGCACAGGTGGTCTTGTAACTGCAATGCTAAGCGCTCCAAATGATAAACAACGACCTCTTTTTGCCGCGAAAGATATCAAGCCTTTTTACTTGGAACATTGTCCAAACATTTTCCCACAACACAA GCATTTGGGATCGATCGGGAAATTATTCAGATCATTAGCAGGACCAAAATATGATGGAAAATACCTTCACAATGTGGTGAGGGAGAAGTTAGGGGAAATTCGTGTCCACGAGACGTTAACTAATATTGTGATTCCTACATTTGACATAAAGACAATGCAACCAACTATTTTCTCATCTTATAAGATCAAGAAAAATCCTTGCATGGATGCTCGACTCTCTGATATATGCATCAGCACCTCTGCTGCACCTACTTATCTTCCTGGTTACAACTTCAAGAACCAAGACACAGAAGGCAACACACATGAATTCAACCTTGTTGATGGCGGAGTTTGTGCAAATAATCCG ACTTTAGTGGCCGTGAATGAAGTAACAAAACAGATAATTAATCAGAATAATGACTTTTACGCCATCAAGCCTATGGAATATAGTCGTTTCTTGATAATCTCACTAGGAACTGGAACAcctaaaaatgaacaaaaatttaCTGCAAAAATGGCAGCAAAATGGGGTCTATTGGATTGGTTAACTCATGGTGGTTCCACTCCCTTAATTGATGTGTTTAGTCAATCATCAGGAGATATGGTTGATTTTCATCTTGCAACCATCACTCAAGCACTTAATTCACAACATAATTACCTTAGAATACAG GATGATACATTGACTGGTATAAGTTCTTCTGTTGATATTGCCACAAAAGATAATTTAGAAAAACTTTGCCAAATTGGTGACAAGTTGTTGAAGAAACCAGTTTCTAAGGTTAATTTAGAGACCGGTGTGTTTGAGCCCATCAAAAAAGGGGAAACTAATGAAGATGCTCTCAAAAG GTTCGCTAAAATACTTTCACAAGAGAGGAGACTCCGAGAGTTGAAATCGCCTCACACTAATAAAATCTTAATCTAG